A genomic stretch from Dehalococcoidia bacterium includes:
- a CDS encoding CRTAC1 family protein: MRILTAVLTIAVGIFVFACSDDAPQPVAVPVSSPSVASVASTPVPQVAVSTPVPDTQVPAAVEEATAASDITPFTNVAPLALKDGFEVSNYRPSAVVFDYDNDGDQDLYVTQHADHSNFLYDNQGDGTFKDVSGDAGVDLTIQNSSGAIACDLNNDGYKDLYVGARGIIGDGLDFRSAEGADTDSRHLQGVIGDRLLVNEGDGAFKDITASALGGEVNLRSASSAACADVNGDGWLDIYVGNAVDEDWFMFDQASHAGHYNVLYLNNRDLTFDEIAKDAGVDGGPIMLRDPDGRPIYYTDPDTGLQYEGYDPSLLDAQGNRVADPSGRTHAVLFFDHDDDRDPDLWVANDGHRPYVFRNDSTPGHVKFTPVAEAMGVDKSGNWMGFAVGDYDGDQDLDLFVTNAGSHLRLFEPQEEPGGDCRYTERFDWGTCLHYLLRNDGSSQVEGVGLIGGFVDVAPQTSVAPSPLMPPRSLDSKRIHPDWEQPTGLSAYDFGYGATFFDYDNDGDQDVYWLGSEGPPGKSSFPAAGRMLRGDGKGSFEDITVRAQMLDILDVDYSVLDADDPSFNPDRQRISSRFHLNGKALAHADLNGDGYLDLVGTNSSGPVWDSLTSSWEPKLGPVFVWMNGGGDNHWISLHLKGRMSIDGTGSNSDAVGARVYLTTGVHTQVQEVRAGSSYLSMDSIELEFGLGDSESVDEIRVLWPSGRDQILEGVDADQVLVITEPDL, translated from the coding sequence TTGAGGATCCTGACCGCAGTACTGACGATTGCCGTTGGGATCTTCGTCTTTGCATGCTCTGATGACGCGCCTCAGCCTGTTGCAGTTCCGGTATCGAGTCCAAGCGTGGCGAGTGTCGCCTCGACTCCAGTGCCCCAGGTCGCCGTTTCGACTCCGGTCCCCGATACCCAGGTGCCCGCTGCTGTGGAAGAGGCTACTGCCGCTTCAGACATCACGCCCTTTACTAATGTTGCTCCTCTCGCTCTAAAGGATGGCTTCGAGGTCTCCAACTATCGCCCCTCGGCCGTTGTTTTCGACTATGACAACGACGGTGACCAGGACCTCTATGTTACCCAGCATGCTGATCACTCGAACTTCCTGTACGACAACCAGGGAGATGGAACGTTCAAAGACGTTTCAGGAGATGCTGGCGTCGACCTCACCATCCAGAACAGCAGTGGAGCGATTGCGTGCGACCTGAACAACGACGGGTACAAAGACCTGTACGTTGGAGCCAGGGGGATCATTGGCGATGGCCTAGACTTCCGATCGGCAGAGGGTGCAGACACCGACTCGCGGCACCTTCAGGGGGTAATCGGTGATCGATTGCTGGTGAACGAGGGGGACGGAGCGTTCAAGGACATCACGGCGTCTGCGTTGGGTGGAGAAGTAAATCTCCGCTCAGCATCGAGTGCCGCCTGCGCCGACGTAAATGGCGATGGCTGGCTGGACATCTACGTCGGAAATGCCGTTGATGAAGACTGGTTTATGTTTGATCAGGCATCCCATGCTGGCCACTACAATGTGCTGTACCTAAACAATCGCGACCTCACGTTTGATGAGATTGCGAAGGATGCAGGTGTGGATGGCGGTCCAATCATGCTACGGGACCCTGACGGTAGACCTATTTACTACACCGACCCGGATACCGGGCTACAGTACGAGGGATACGACCCCAGCCTCCTGGATGCCCAGGGAAATCGAGTAGCTGACCCGTCCGGACGAACGCACGCGGTGCTGTTCTTCGACCACGATGATGACCGGGACCCAGACCTGTGGGTCGCTAATGACGGCCATCGCCCTTATGTCTTCCGAAACGACTCCACCCCAGGTCACGTGAAGTTCACACCCGTGGCTGAGGCAATGGGCGTTGATAAGTCAGGCAATTGGATGGGTTTTGCAGTAGGCGACTACGACGGGGATCAGGACTTAGACCTGTTCGTGACCAACGCTGGCTCTCACCTGCGGCTGTTTGAGCCTCAGGAGGAACCCGGCGGTGACTGTAGATACACAGAGCGATTTGACTGGGGCACGTGTCTCCACTATTTGCTGAGAAACGATGGCTCCAGTCAAGTGGAGGGTGTGGGTCTCATCGGCGGATTCGTGGATGTGGCCCCCCAGACCAGCGTCGCACCGAGTCCGCTGATGCCCCCAAGATCACTCGACAGTAAGAGGATACACCCGGATTGGGAACAGCCGACCGGGTTGTCAGCCTACGACTTCGGCTACGGAGCTACCTTCTTCGACTACGATAACGATGGAGATCAGGACGTCTACTGGCTGGGCTCTGAAGGGCCACCGGGCAAGAGCAGCTTTCCAGCGGCAGGACGCATGCTTAGGGGAGATGGGAAGGGGAGCTTTGAGGACATAACTGTTCGCGCACAGATGTTAGACATTTTGGATGTGGACTATTCGGTCCTCGACGCGGACGATCCTTCATTCAACCCTGACCGCCAGAGAATCAGCAGCAGGTTCCACCTCAATGGCAAGGCGCTTGCACATGCCGACCTGAACGGAGACGGATACCTCGACCTCGTGGGAACGAACAGCAGCGGTCCCGTTTGGGACAGTCTCACAAGCTCATGGGAGCCAAAACTGGGGCCCGTGTTTGTATGGATGAACGGTGGTGGGGATAACCACTGGATATCGCTACATCTGAAGGGACGAATGAGTATAGACGGCACCGGCAGCAACTCCGATGCGGTGGGAGCGAGAGTCTACCTAACGACTGGAGTTCACACGCAAGTCCAGGAGGTGCGCGCCGGGTCCAGCTACCTGTCGATGGACAGCATCGAGCTTGAGTTCGGGCTTGGCGACTCAGAATCGGTTGACGAAATCAGGGTGCTCTGGCCAAGTGGTCGGGATCAGATCCTTGAAGGTGTCGACGCGGATCAGGTCTTGGTGATAACGGAACCTGACTTGTAG
- a CDS encoding ABC transporter permease has translation MNSAGSDAGAISREFAPSTNRLVTMFQAFRRWPVIPVAIVLILVFVAVFAELVSPHDPLEGDLVDVRVPPVWDEEGSSKFLLGTDHIGRDVLSRMIFGARISLLVASVVLVAGAALGTVVGLVSGYLGGLVDEALMRLVDFVFALPFIVVALVASVVWGPSLELVIILLALFTWAPFARQVRAETLQLKTTDYVALARVAGASGLRIALKHILPGVVNTVMVLSSLQVGSLILTESVLSFLGVGIPPPQPSWGSMVSEGRQYVATDWWISFFPGCAILLIVFSMNFFGDWLRDKLDPRLRQI, from the coding sequence ATGAATAGCGCCGGGTCGGATGCTGGGGCCATCTCACGCGAGTTCGCACCTTCAACTAATCGACTTGTGACGATGTTCCAGGCGTTCAGGCGTTGGCCCGTAATCCCTGTGGCTATCGTCCTGATCCTGGTATTTGTCGCAGTTTTCGCAGAGCTCGTATCCCCGCACGATCCGCTGGAAGGGGACTTGGTTGACGTCAGAGTTCCTCCTGTCTGGGATGAGGAGGGCTCGTCGAAGTTCCTGTTGGGAACTGACCACATAGGGCGTGACGTTCTCAGCAGAATGATATTTGGTGCACGCATATCCCTGTTAGTAGCCTCTGTTGTGCTTGTAGCCGGGGCTGCCCTTGGGACCGTAGTGGGACTTGTTTCAGGCTACCTTGGAGGCTTGGTAGACGAGGCGCTGATGAGGCTTGTGGACTTCGTATTCGCATTGCCATTCATCGTTGTGGCCCTGGTGGCCTCAGTGGTCTGGGGCCCGAGTCTGGAGCTTGTGATCATACTGCTGGCCCTGTTTACCTGGGCGCCCTTCGCAAGACAGGTACGAGCTGAAACTCTTCAACTAAAGACTACGGACTACGTCGCCTTGGCAAGGGTCGCAGGGGCGTCAGGGCTCAGAATAGCGCTCAAGCACATTTTGCCCGGGGTTGTTAACACGGTCATGGTGCTATCGTCTCTACAGGTAGGCTCACTGATTCTAACGGAGTCAGTGCTCAGCTTCCTCGGCGTTGGCATTCCACCTCCGCAGCCTTCGTGGGGCAGCATGGTGTCGGAGGGGAGACAGTACGTCGCCACTGACTGGTGGATTTCATTCTTCCCGGGATGCGCGATTCTACTGATCGTATTTTCGATGAACTTCTTCGGCGACTGGTTGAGAGATAAGCTGGACCCACGGCTCCGGCAGATATGA
- a CDS encoding ABC transporter permease → MRRLILRKFAAIVVVLFGLTILVFSLSHATGDPRYLYMTQYTRTTSEAWEAQGKAMGLDKPLVVQYIIWVAKAVRGDFGTSVYYQRNSLDMILESLPATLQLSGISFMTAMVLGIPLGVLSAVKRSTAWDYAGRSFALLGQSVPPFWIAIVLVIIFSVQLDWLPTSRRGDWQHYVLPVATLGWLPAAGLLRLTRSSMLEVLDSEFVKLARAKGVSFGTIVWKHAFRNALIAPVTYAMILLAGFMTGTVVVETVFAWPGIGRLAVNAALNTDFPLVTGLALVFGMMFLAASLVADVLYGVLDPRIRYE, encoded by the coding sequence ATGCGAAGATTAATCCTTCGAAAATTTGCCGCGATAGTGGTCGTTCTGTTTGGACTGACCATACTTGTATTTTCGTTGTCCCATGCCACGGGAGACCCGCGGTACCTGTACATGACGCAGTACACCAGGACCACTTCCGAGGCTTGGGAGGCCCAGGGGAAGGCGATGGGCCTGGATAAGCCCCTGGTTGTTCAGTACATAATCTGGGTCGCCAAGGCGGTACGCGGAGACTTTGGGACCTCCGTGTACTACCAGCGGAATTCGCTCGACATGATTCTTGAGTCTCTGCCGGCGACACTGCAACTATCGGGAATTTCCTTTATGACAGCTATGGTCCTGGGGATCCCGCTAGGTGTACTTTCTGCAGTCAAGCGAAGCACGGCCTGGGACTATGCCGGACGCAGTTTCGCTCTGCTTGGACAGTCGGTCCCGCCGTTCTGGATAGCAATCGTGCTGGTTATCATATTCAGCGTTCAACTGGACTGGCTCCCCACTTCTCGACGGGGCGACTGGCAACACTACGTCCTCCCTGTTGCGACACTGGGCTGGCTGCCGGCCGCTGGACTTCTTCGTCTTACCAGGTCGTCGATGCTTGAGGTACTTGACAGCGAGTTCGTCAAGTTGGCGAGAGCGAAAGGTGTAAGCTTTGGCACAATCGTGTGGAAACATGCGTTCAGGAACGCTCTGATCGCACCCGTCACATACGCCATGATACTCCTCGCCGGTTTCATGACCGGCACTGTGGTTGTGGAGACCGTGTTTGCCTGGCCGGGCATTGGAAGGCTTGCAGTAAATGCGGCTCTCAACACGGACTTCCCGCTGGTAACTGGCCTGGCTCTTGTGTTCGGTATGATGTTCCTTGCTGCCAGCCTGGTCGCCGACGTACTCTACGGTGTGCTCGATCCGAGAATTCGCTATGAATAG
- a CDS encoding ABC transporter substrate-binding protein, which yields MGYFRRRAFSVPLCVLVLGAIAVLMVIACSSEEEAEPAAPAAPAAPAPTSAPAAPAPAATAVPAPAPPQAMDKEPKGELYVGVPLLHPLVQLQEKDANGTVGGPGTDFQIFEGIFRAQFTEPGTIPSQEIHEPEIAESWTIADDMNSATLTIRRGIMWHDDWGELKAEDVVFTFNNAFKTGSVSNAGEQLSPGHRAGWEVIDEFTAQMNVVPGEFSPTWGVLHGGLGWDSTFGITCKHCFEEMGEADFITTPIGTGPFKANRWVGNDEIQAEALVDHWRIVPNVKTLNIYEMPEDATREAAIRTGEVDITKISVKKVAGIVDDTSGIAVPMGLPNPNTIYFSGNYWAKVCPECEEPDLIANPRPGFLPDEEHPWIGNPYGEGCDYDALFSALPPPAGSVCPEMEGPRKVRWAMSMAIDRQAIVDNVMDGFSDVAYTAMHTQFPPGDENFQEDWTVPFDPAMAKEYLAEAGFPNGFPVVFWATESVPNTWDPEVADAVGEMWRENLNLDVTVDKSPYASRRPETVTKEMDVPWLHGWGMPPGGTKAPFFCPTPGHLGGAELPAVICDVNYENDIEPNLEKRIENSIHFQNYMSYWHINAGVVTVKSFWVKLPTIKEWHPYWGSSFNNPATVVIDK from the coding sequence ATGGGTTACTTCAGACGCAGGGCATTTTCAGTGCCTCTGTGTGTACTGGTTCTCGGCGCAATCGCCGTTCTGATGGTGATCGCCTGTAGCAGCGAAGAAGAGGCCGAACCGGCGGCCCCAGCGGCCCCTGCCGCGCCGGCTCCGACCTCGGCACCTGCGGCTCCCGCTCCTGCTGCCACGGCAGTGCCTGCTCCGGCTCCGCCACAGGCCATGGACAAGGAACCGAAGGGTGAACTCTACGTCGGTGTCCCGCTACTGCACCCACTGGTGCAGCTACAAGAGAAAGACGCAAACGGAACCGTTGGCGGACCCGGTACGGACTTCCAGATCTTTGAGGGAATCTTCAGGGCCCAGTTCACTGAGCCGGGAACGATCCCTTCACAGGAGATTCATGAGCCGGAGATTGCCGAGTCATGGACGATCGCTGACGATATGAACAGCGCAACGCTGACCATTCGACGCGGAATCATGTGGCACGACGACTGGGGCGAACTAAAGGCTGAGGACGTCGTTTTCACTTTCAACAACGCTTTCAAGACGGGTTCGGTCAGCAATGCAGGCGAGCAGCTCTCGCCTGGACACAGAGCAGGTTGGGAAGTCATAGACGAGTTCACCGCGCAGATGAATGTCGTTCCTGGCGAATTCAGCCCGACCTGGGGCGTTCTCCACGGTGGACTTGGCTGGGACTCCACGTTCGGAATCACCTGCAAGCACTGCTTCGAGGAAATGGGTGAGGCTGACTTTATTACGACTCCGATTGGGACAGGCCCGTTTAAGGCCAACCGGTGGGTTGGGAACGACGAGATTCAGGCAGAGGCGCTCGTCGACCACTGGCGGATAGTCCCCAACGTCAAGACATTGAACATATACGAGATGCCGGAAGATGCGACTCGTGAAGCCGCGATCCGCACCGGCGAAGTTGACATCACGAAGATCTCAGTGAAGAAAGTAGCCGGGATAGTCGATGACACCAGCGGTATTGCGGTGCCCATGGGCTTGCCCAACCCGAATACGATCTACTTCTCGGGCAACTATTGGGCAAAGGTATGCCCTGAATGTGAAGAACCTGACCTGATTGCCAATCCGAGGCCTGGATTCCTTCCCGACGAAGAGCATCCCTGGATTGGTAACCCGTATGGCGAGGGCTGCGACTATGATGCGCTGTTCTCGGCCTTGCCTCCGCCTGCGGGCTCAGTCTGCCCTGAAATGGAAGGGCCCAGGAAAGTTCGCTGGGCAATGTCTATGGCCATCGACCGCCAGGCTATCGTTGACAACGTTATGGACGGCTTCAGTGATGTAGCGTACACGGCTATGCACACGCAGTTCCCACCAGGGGATGAGAACTTCCAGGAAGATTGGACAGTCCCATTCGATCCTGCCATGGCAAAGGAATACCTCGCAGAGGCCGGATTCCCTAATGGCTTCCCGGTCGTCTTCTGGGCTACGGAAAGCGTTCCAAACACATGGGACCCAGAAGTGGCGGATGCCGTGGGCGAGATGTGGCGAGAGAACCTCAACCTGGATGTCACGGTGGACAAATCACCTTACGCCTCCAGAAGACCTGAGACAGTCACGAAAGAAATGGACGTTCCGTGGTTGCACGGCTGGGGCATGCCTCCAGGAGGGACCAAGGCTCCGTTCTTCTGTCCTACTCCAGGACACCTAGGTGGCGCTGAGCTGCCGGCGGTAATCTGCGATGTGAACTACGAGAACGACATTGAGCCAAATCTGGAGAAGAGGATCGAGAACAGCATCCACTTCCAGAACTATATGTCGTATTGGCATATAAATGCCGGGGTAGTGACGGTCAAGAGTTTCTGGGTGAAACTGCCGACGATCAAGGAGTGGCACCCTTACTGGGGAAGCAGCTTCAATAATCCCGCTACGGTAGTCATCGACAAGTAG
- a CDS encoding 6-phosphofructokinase, producing MGGGPAPGINSAISAATIEAVNQGYEVVGILDGFSHLMEGRTDMVVPLSIVDVAQIHHRGGSIIRTSRANPTRRPEHLENTVSALQRLGVSYLVTIGGDDTAFSASEVSSHAGNRIRVAHIPKTIDNDLPLPGNMPTFGYETARHLGTEIVRNLIEDFRTTNRWYLVTAMGRAAGHLALGIGKAAAATLTIIPEEFPGDRIRLSQVCDILETAIFKRRVMGKSRGLAVIAEGVAERFDPEELASIPGVEVSRDQHGHLRLGDIQLEKALRREIQTRFAVRGENLQIVDSNVGYELRSYPPIPFDIDYTRSLGYGAARFLLGSAEQSPDTTGGLICQVNGKIEVLPFSQLRDPSTGRTKVRTVDIHGDGYRIARKYMIRLEKSDLKDPNMCRKLADQVGMTPDAFVQRYGGVVELAGAN from the coding sequence ATGGGTGGCGGCCCAGCTCCGGGCATCAATAGCGCAATCAGCGCCGCTACCATAGAGGCGGTCAACCAGGGTTACGAGGTAGTCGGTATACTGGACGGCTTCTCTCACCTGATGGAGGGCCGCACCGACATGGTAGTTCCTCTCAGTATCGTCGATGTCGCTCAGATCCATCATCGCGGTGGCTCGATAATCCGCACTTCCCGTGCCAACCCTACACGCAGACCCGAACACCTCGAAAACACCGTGAGCGCTCTTCAGCGTCTGGGAGTCTCCTACCTGGTTACCATTGGAGGCGACGACACCGCCTTCAGCGCGTCAGAGGTCTCCAGTCATGCTGGCAACCGCATCAGAGTTGCCCACATTCCTAAGACAATCGATAACGACCTGCCGCTGCCCGGTAACATGCCTACCTTCGGCTACGAGACGGCCCGACATCTGGGAACTGAGATCGTCCGTAACCTGATTGAAGATTTCAGGACCACCAACCGGTGGTATCTCGTGACCGCAATGGGACGCGCCGCCGGCCACCTCGCGCTCGGCATCGGCAAGGCGGCTGCCGCCACGCTAACCATAATTCCGGAGGAGTTCCCCGGAGACCGCATCAGACTGAGCCAGGTGTGCGACATCCTGGAGACAGCCATCTTCAAGCGTAGGGTCATGGGGAAGAGCCGGGGGCTCGCGGTGATTGCAGAGGGCGTGGCCGAGAGATTCGATCCTGAAGAGTTGGCGAGCATTCCAGGTGTGGAAGTATCCAGAGATCAGCACGGCCACCTGAGGCTTGGCGACATCCAGTTGGAAAAGGCGCTCCGACGGGAGATTCAGACGCGATTCGCTGTACGCGGGGAGAACCTCCAGATTGTGGACAGCAATGTTGGATACGAACTGAGATCGTACCCACCTATTCCGTTTGACATCGACTACACTCGCAGCCTTGGCTATGGTGCCGCAAGATTCCTGCTCGGTAGTGCAGAACAGTCTCCCGATACTACTGGAGGACTGATCTGCCAGGTAAACGGGAAGATTGAAGTCCTCCCATTCAGCCAGCTCAGGGACCCATCCACCGGACGAACGAAGGTGCGGACTGTAGACATTCACGGCGATGGCTACCGGATAGCACGCAAGTACATGATCAGGTTGGAAAAGTCAGACCTGAAGGATCCCAACATGTGTCGCAAACTGGCCGATCAGGTAGGCATGACGCCCGACGCCTTCGTCCAGAGGTATGGCGGTGTGGTAGAGTTGGCCGGCGCCAATTAG
- a CDS encoding fructose-bisphosphate aldolase class I, whose amino-acid sequence MTAETLVRTAQTLVAPGKGILAADESTRTIGSRFVQLGIENTEVNRRDYREMLFTTVGIDDHISGVILYDETLRQNGASGTSIVEMLSRRGILAGIKVDTGAKDLANAPKEMVTEGLDGLRDRLSEYREVGARFTKWRAVINVGPTIPTDYCIEVNAHALARYAALAQEAGLVPIVEPEVMMAGTHDIDRCQEVTELALQRTYAHLLSQRVLLEGTLLKPNMVVSGKDSSNRAGVQEVALRTVETLMRSVPAAVPGIMFLSGGQGDEEATSNLNAIVLRGREVGVPWELSFSFARGLHSASLREWAGDVANVVKAQTTFQTRARLTAAARRGELSAQSVAS is encoded by the coding sequence ATGACCGCTGAAACGCTAGTCCGGACCGCCCAGACGCTTGTTGCCCCTGGAAAGGGAATTCTCGCTGCTGACGAGAGTACACGCACCATAGGCTCCAGATTTGTCCAGCTTGGCATAGAGAACACCGAGGTCAACCGTAGAGACTATCGTGAGATGCTCTTTACAACTGTGGGTATCGACGATCATATCAGTGGTGTGATTCTCTACGATGAAACACTTCGGCAGAATGGCGCGAGCGGTACATCCATCGTTGAGATGCTCTCGCGACGAGGAATACTGGCAGGCATAAAGGTCGATACCGGTGCCAAGGATCTTGCAAATGCACCGAAGGAAATGGTCACCGAAGGGCTCGACGGGCTTCGTGACCGGCTCAGTGAGTACAGGGAAGTAGGCGCGAGATTCACCAAGTGGCGGGCAGTCATCAATGTCGGCCCTACAATCCCCACCGACTACTGCATAGAGGTCAACGCGCATGCGCTTGCCAGATATGCTGCCCTGGCGCAGGAGGCTGGCCTTGTGCCGATAGTCGAGCCGGAGGTCATGATGGCCGGCACTCACGACATTGACCGGTGCCAGGAAGTGACAGAGTTAGCCCTTCAACGCACGTACGCCCATCTGCTGTCGCAGCGTGTGCTACTAGAGGGCACGCTCCTGAAGCCGAATATGGTGGTGTCCGGCAAAGATTCATCAAACAGGGCTGGCGTCCAGGAGGTCGCACTCAGGACCGTTGAGACCCTGATGAGGTCCGTACCGGCTGCCGTACCTGGAATCATGTTCCTGTCCGGCGGGCAGGGAGATGAGGAAGCCACCAGTAACCTTAACGCTATCGTGCTCAGAGGCCGAGAAGTGGGTGTTCCGTGGGAGCTTAGCTTCTCGTTTGCACGGGGCCTTCATTCAGCCTCCTTGCGAGAGTGGGCTGGCGATGTCGCGAATGTCGTGAAGGCCCAGACAACTTTCCAGACACGGGCGCGCCTCACTGCCGCCGCCCGGCGGGGAGAACTGTCCGCTCAGTCGGTCGCATCCTAG
- a CDS encoding ABC transporter ATP-binding protein: MQEGALNSLRASIEVSEVSKWYGNVVAVNDVSLEVYPGITGLLGPNGAGKTTLLYLVAGLSACSRGAVNVLDQPVRDNPGLYRRVGFMPEHESIYPFLTGRQFVETSAKLHEVADVSNAVDRAVEMVGLQDVQNRSMGGYSRGMRQRMRLAAALVHDPEVIILDEPLNGTDPRQRIEFQDSMERLASDGKTILISSHILEEVETLAGRILLMLSGKLAASGDFRAIRARLDEHAYQLRVVVDRPNEMASAIIGMNTVDSVAFSDDRSLIVHSRNVAALQTSIPKLAQERGIRLTRVEPLDESLESLFEYMVER; the protein is encoded by the coding sequence ATGCAAGAAGGAGCGCTGAATTCACTCAGGGCCTCAATTGAGGTATCTGAAGTGTCGAAGTGGTATGGCAATGTTGTTGCCGTGAACGATGTCTCTCTAGAGGTATATCCCGGCATCACTGGGTTGCTCGGACCGAACGGAGCGGGAAAAACGACACTTCTGTACTTGGTCGCTGGCCTGAGCGCATGTTCGAGAGGTGCTGTCAACGTCCTGGATCAGCCGGTAAGGGACAACCCGGGACTCTATCGGCGCGTAGGGTTCATGCCCGAGCACGAGTCAATCTATCCTTTTCTGACCGGTCGCCAGTTCGTTGAAACATCGGCCAAGCTTCACGAGGTAGCCGACGTATCAAATGCCGTCGATAGAGCAGTGGAGATGGTCGGACTTCAGGACGTCCAGAACAGGTCTATGGGCGGCTACTCCAGGGGCATGAGACAGCGAATGCGGCTGGCGGCCGCGCTGGTCCACGACCCGGAAGTGATCATCCTGGATGAGCCACTCAATGGCACGGACCCGCGTCAGCGCATCGAGTTCCAGGACTCCATGGAACGACTGGCATCTGATGGCAAGACCATTCTGATCTCGTCCCACATCCTAGAGGAAGTAGAGACTCTCGCTGGAAGGATCCTACTCATGCTCAGCGGAAAGCTCGCGGCATCGGGAGACTTTCGCGCGATCAGGGCGAGGTTGGATGAACACGCGTACCAGCTCCGAGTAGTAGTCGATCGTCCCAACGAGATGGCCTCTGCGATCATTGGCATGAACACCGTGGACTCTGTTGCCTTTTCCGACGACCGTTCTCTTATTGTCCACAGTCGTAACGTGGCGGCTCTTCAGACTTCTATTCCCAAGCTAGCCCAGGAGAGAGGCATTCGCCTGACGAGAGTAGAGCCGCTGGACGAGTCGCTGGAGAGCCTCTTCGAGTACATGGTGGAACGTTAG
- a CDS encoding ABC transporter permease subunit — MSTPEGQVFDLGYRHYDGPREGRTRARRALFVNGVRTCFGLGRGAWAKVLPVLFLVAVMAPAAILSIMAGLLGEVFADVLDLPGPQDYYAIVSPILLIFAAIIAPELLCSDRKSGVINLYLVRPLSSNDYVASRWLSFFAVSLVFIYAGQVVLLTGLAMGSEEPFAYVRENWAHVPRFLLAGLAIAAVTTTIPLAAASLTTRRAYASLAVIGLFVVTTVVVAALSEIDCVTSPDVEQSTSGRQANSDSTSGASLAVTFGSGGLAGLDNSNTGCEPELGIVGRWARLLDFGGIPLQISDLIFGEYEEELTPETELIPLPPSVAVVWWIVIVSVPAAVLWSRYRRLVT; from the coding sequence ATGAGTACTCCCGAGGGCCAGGTTTTCGACCTCGGATATCGCCACTATGACGGTCCCAGAGAAGGAAGAACTCGGGCGCGCAGAGCACTCTTCGTGAACGGCGTTCGGACTTGTTTTGGACTAGGCCGAGGCGCGTGGGCCAAGGTCTTGCCAGTGCTCTTCCTCGTGGCGGTCATGGCCCCGGCTGCGATTCTGTCCATCATGGCAGGACTGCTGGGAGAGGTGTTTGCCGATGTGCTGGACCTCCCTGGACCTCAGGACTACTATGCGATTGTCTCGCCGATTCTACTGATTTTTGCTGCAATCATCGCCCCTGAACTCCTCTGTTCAGACCGTAAGAGTGGCGTGATTAACCTGTACCTGGTGCGTCCGCTGTCGTCGAATGACTATGTGGCAAGCAGATGGCTGTCTTTCTTTGCGGTCAGCCTCGTTTTCATATACGCAGGACAGGTGGTGCTCCTCACCGGGCTGGCAATGGGTTCAGAAGAGCCCTTTGCATATGTTCGAGAGAACTGGGCGCACGTTCCGAGATTCCTACTGGCTGGACTGGCTATCGCTGCTGTGACCACGACTATACCTCTCGCGGCTGCGTCACTTACAACGAGGCGAGCCTACGCTTCGCTGGCGGTGATAGGTCTGTTCGTGGTTACCACGGTTGTGGTAGCTGCGCTTAGTGAGATCGACTGTGTAACTTCACCCGATGTGGAACAGAGCACATCGGGCCGGCAGGCGAACTCTGATTCCACGTCTGGGGCTAGCCTTGCCGTGACGTTTGGGAGCGGCGGCCTCGCAGGACTCGACAATTCAAACACTGGTTGCGAACCCGAGCTCGGAATCGTGGGAAGGTGGGCACGACTGCTCGACTTTGGAGGCATTCCGCTGCAGATTAGTGACCTGATTTTTGGCGAGTATGAAGAGGAGTTAACTCCTGAGACAGAACTAATCCCGTTGCCGCCCTCTGTAGCGGTGGTGTGGTGGATCGTCATAGTCTCGGTCCCGGCAGCAGTTCTGTGGAGCCGCTATAGAAGGCTAGTGACTTGA